A region from the Mycolicibacterium phlei genome encodes:
- a CDS encoding TetR/AcrR family transcriptional regulator has translation MTTALDNGAPAAPADPFRDRLLDGLATCLVERGYRDTTVADIVRHARTSKRTFYEQFASKEECLIELMRRNNDDLIAGIVAAVDPEADWQDQIRQAVTAYVDHITARPEITLTWIREAPALGDAAHPLHRAAMERLTDMLVGLSENPGFRRAELGPVSRPLALIILGGLRELTALLMEDDRDLHELVEPAITAATAILSVS, from the coding sequence ATGACCACAGCGCTGGACAACGGCGCGCCCGCGGCCCCCGCCGACCCGTTCCGCGACCGGCTGCTCGACGGCCTGGCGACCTGTCTCGTCGAACGGGGCTACCGCGACACCACGGTCGCCGACATCGTGCGGCACGCCCGCACCTCCAAGCGCACCTTCTACGAGCAGTTCGCCTCCAAGGAGGAGTGCCTGATCGAGTTGATGCGCCGCAACAACGACGATCTGATCGCCGGTATCGTCGCGGCCGTCGACCCGGAGGCCGACTGGCAGGACCAGATCCGGCAGGCGGTCACCGCCTACGTCGACCACATCACCGCCCGCCCCGAGATCACGCTGACCTGGATCCGGGAGGCCCCCGCGCTCGGCGACGCCGCGCACCCGCTGCACCGCGCCGCGATGGAACGGCTGACCGACATGCTCGTCGGGCTGTCCGAGAACCCCGGATTCCGCCGCGCCGAGCTCGGACCCGTCAGCAGGCCGCTGGCCCTGATCATCCTGGGCGGTCTGCGTGAGCTCACCGCGCTGCTGATGGAGGACGACCGCGATCTGCACGAGCTCGTCGAACCGGCCATCACCGCGGCGACGGCGATCCTGTCGGTCAGTTAG
- a CDS encoding class I SAM-dependent methyltransferase, with the protein MHTTEELFALAEKVTGFMPADEGRALFDAAVKYLGDGVGVEIGTYCGKSTVMLGAAAQQTGGLLFTIDHHHGSEEHQPGWEYHDASLVDPVTGLFDTLPKARHTLDAAELDDHVVAVVGRSPVVARGWRTPLRLLFIDGGHTEEAAQRDFEGWAKWVEVGGALVIHDVFPNPEDGGQAPYHVYRRALDTNEFREVSATGSMRVLERTGGTVGAPL; encoded by the coding sequence ATGCACACCACCGAGGAACTCTTCGCCCTGGCCGAGAAGGTCACCGGATTCATGCCCGCCGACGAGGGCCGCGCGCTGTTCGACGCGGCCGTGAAATACCTCGGCGACGGGGTCGGTGTCGAGATCGGCACCTACTGTGGCAAGTCGACGGTGATGTTGGGCGCGGCCGCCCAGCAGACCGGCGGACTGCTGTTCACCATCGACCACCACCACGGCTCCGAGGAGCACCAGCCGGGCTGGGAGTACCACGACGCGTCACTGGTCGATCCGGTGACCGGTCTGTTCGACACGCTGCCCAAGGCGCGCCACACGCTGGACGCGGCCGAACTCGACGACCATGTCGTCGCGGTGGTCGGGCGCTCACCGGTGGTGGCCCGTGGCTGGCGAACCCCGTTGCGGCTGTTGTTCATTGACGGTGGCCACACCGAAGAGGCCGCCCAGCGCGACTTCGAGGGCTGGGCCAAGTGGGTGGAGGTCGGCGGTGCGCTGGTCATCCACGACGTGTTCCCCAACCCGGAGGACGGCGGTCAGGCGCCGTACCACGTCTACCGGCGGGCGTTGGACACCAACGAGTTTCGCGAGGTATCGGCGACGGGCTCGATGCGGGTGCTGGAGCGCACCGGCGGGACGGTCGGCGCGCCGCTGTAA
- a CDS encoding class I SAM-dependent methyltransferase has product MLTVDFDRLGVGPGTKVIDVGCGQGRHSFEAYRRGADVVAFDQSASDLNDVDEIFTAMREAGEVPLSARAEVVKGDALALPYDDGTFDCVIASEILEHIPEDDKAIAELVRVVKPGGTLAITVPRWLPEKVCWLLSDEYHANEGGHVRIYHADRLRDKVLAHGLRLTHTHHAHALHSPYWWLKCAVGTENEGNPAVKAYHQLLVWDMMSRPWLTRTAESLLNPLIGKSVALYFEKPVDVGGES; this is encoded by the coding sequence ATGCTGACCGTGGACTTCGACCGGCTCGGCGTCGGACCGGGCACCAAGGTCATCGACGTCGGCTGCGGGCAGGGCCGGCACAGCTTCGAGGCCTACCGGCGCGGCGCGGACGTGGTCGCGTTCGACCAGAGCGCCTCCGACCTCAACGACGTCGACGAGATCTTCACCGCCATGCGGGAAGCCGGCGAGGTTCCGCTGTCGGCGCGGGCCGAGGTGGTCAAGGGCGACGCGCTGGCGCTGCCGTACGACGACGGCACCTTCGACTGCGTGATCGCCTCGGAGATCCTCGAGCACATCCCCGAGGACGACAAGGCCATCGCCGAACTGGTCCGTGTGGTTAAACCCGGTGGCACGCTGGCGATCACGGTGCCGCGCTGGCTGCCGGAGAAGGTCTGCTGGCTGCTCTCCGACGAGTACCACGCCAACGAGGGCGGCCACGTGCGCATCTATCACGCGGACCGGTTGCGCGACAAGGTGCTCGCGCACGGCTTGCGGTTGACCCACACCCATCATGCGCACGCCCTGCACTCGCCGTACTGGTGGCTCAAGTGCGCCGTCGGCACCGAGAACGAGGGCAACCCGGCGGTGAAGGCCTATCACCAGCTGCTGGTGTGGGACATGATGAGTCGTCCGTGGCTGACTCGGACGGCCGAGTCCCTGCTGAACCCGCTGATCGGTAAGAGCGTCGCGCTGTACTTCGAGAAGCCGGTGGATGTCGGTGGCGAATCCTGA
- a CDS encoding TetR/AcrR family transcriptional regulator, whose product MSETAMESTRRRLTAKQADTVDRLGRAAVELLRREGFAGLTVRRVAAEAGVGAATAYTYFSSKEHLVAEVFWRRLASSPAAEHTSSDPATRVVEVLRHIALLVADEPEFAGAVTTALLGRDPDVEVLRARIGLDIRARLASALGPDVDEDVIDALELLNAGALVRAGMGSASYAEIAERLEKAARQILG is encoded by the coding sequence GTGTCCGAAACGGCCATGGAGTCGACTCGGCGCCGATTGACCGCCAAACAGGCAGACACCGTCGATCGCCTGGGACGCGCGGCGGTCGAACTCCTCCGCCGCGAAGGGTTCGCCGGGCTGACGGTCCGCCGGGTCGCCGCGGAGGCCGGAGTGGGGGCGGCCACCGCCTATACCTATTTCTCCTCGAAGGAACACCTGGTTGCCGAGGTGTTCTGGCGCCGGTTGGCGTCGTCGCCGGCGGCCGAGCACACCTCCTCGGATCCGGCGACCCGCGTCGTCGAGGTGCTGCGCCACATCGCGCTGCTGGTCGCCGACGAACCGGAGTTCGCCGGTGCGGTGACCACCGCGCTGCTGGGCCGTGACCCCGACGTCGAGGTGCTGCGCGCCCGCATCGGCCTGGACATCCGGGCCCGGCTGGCCAGCGCGCTGGGACCCGACGTCGACGAGGACGTGATCGACGCGCTGGAACTGCTCAACGCCGGCGCCCTGGTGCGCGCGGGCATGGGGTCGGCGTCCTACGCCGAGATCGCCGAGCGGCTGGAGAAGGCGGCCCGCCAGATCCTGGGCTGA